The Girardinichthys multiradiatus isolate DD_20200921_A chromosome Y, DD_fGirMul_XY1, whole genome shotgun sequence genome has a window encoding:
- the LOC124864794 gene encoding myeloid-associated differentiation marker homolog: protein MVYVNLKSITQPVGIIRIMAVIITCMCFSLMASVKPDSSPYWGWCMFIWFFCCFFTLLILILEFTTVSTKVPFDWEDFTAAFAILSTVLCLCASIMYPTFFSCSTCYRQIGDSVVSWICFALYFAEVVLTRLLPSGQNSGFLSTLPGIMKMLESFFACLIFLSLESGQYSGSPALNWCVAVYSLCFIFTIAIILVTVGNLTIYFPFSFDIVVIVYNVLAAVMYITAMVVWPLSSFHNNKRPVGCGNLCAWDKLVLITVMTVFNSIVYTLDSIYSILLFSQQ, encoded by the coding sequence ATGGTCTATGTTAACTTGAAATCCATCACCCAGCCTGTGGGAATCATACGAATAATGGCAGTCATCATCACTTGTATGTGTTTCAGCCTGATGGCATCAGTGAAACCTGACTCTTCGCCATACTGGGGGTGGTGTATGTTCATCTGGTTCTTCTGCTGCTTTTTCACCCTTCTCATTCTCATCCTGGAGTTCACCACTGTCAGCACCAAAGTGCCTTTTGACTGGGAAGACTTCACTGCTGCCTTTGCTATTCTATCAACTGTCCTGTGCCTGTGTGCCTCCATCATGTACCCGACCTTTTTCAGCTGCAGCACATGTTACCGTCAGATTGGAGATTCCGTGGTATCCTGGATTTGTTTTGCACTGTATTTTGCTGAGGTGGTTTTAACGCGCCTTCTCCCAAGTGGGCAGAACAGCGGATTTCTCTCCACGCTGCCGGGCATAATGAAGATGCTGGAGAGTTTCTTTGCCTGTCTCATCTTCCTATCATTGGAAAGTGGCCAATACTCAGGTTCCCCAGCACTGAACTGGTGTGTAGCTGTGTACTCCCTGTGTTTCATTTTCACCATCGCCATAATCCTGGTCACTGTTGGAAATCTTACGATTTATTTTCCATTCTCTTTTGACATAGTTGTGATTGTTTATAATGTTTTGGCAGCGGTGATGTATATAACAGCCATGGTTGTGTGGCCACTGAGTTCTTTTCACAACAATAAGAGACCAGTGGGCTGTGGCAACCTCTGTGCCTGGGATAAATTGGTTCTAATCACCGTCATGACAGTCTTTAACTCTATTGTTTACACACTGGACTCCATCTACTCCATACTTCTTTTTTCTCAGCAGTGA